The following are encoded in a window of Mustelus asterias chromosome 11, sMusAst1.hap1.1, whole genome shotgun sequence genomic DNA:
- the tial1 gene encoding nucleolysin TIAR isoform X4: MDARVVKDLATGKSKGYGFVSFYSKLDAENAIVHMGGQWLGGRQIRTNWATRKPPAPKSAPESSSKHLKFEEVVNQSSSTNCTVYCGGIASGLTEQLMRQTFSPFGQIMEIRVFPEKGYSFVRFATHDSAAHAIVSVNGTTIEGHIVKCYWGKETTDSANKYQQMEFAQPWGQWGQWYGNAQQYGQYVANGWQVPSYGMYGQAWNQQGFGVDQPQSAAAWVGGFSAQPAQGQGTAVIPNQAGFGMAGYQTQ; this comes from the exons GATGCAGAAAATGCAATTGTGCACATGGgtggtcaatggctgggaggccggcAAATTCGAACAAACTGGGCAACACGCAAACCGCCAGCTCCAAAGAGTGCACCAGAGA GTAGTTCAAAACATCTAAAATTTGAAGAAGTAGTAAATCAGTCCAGTTCCACAAATTGCACCGTCTACTGTGGAGGTATTGCTTCAGGCCTAACAG AACAGCTTATGCGTCAGACTTTCTCACCATTTGGGCAAATCATGGAAATTCGTGTTTTCCCAGAAAAGGGATACTCCTTTGTTAG GTTTGCAACCCATGATAGTGCTGCTCATGCTATAGTGTCAGTTAATGGAACCACTATTGAAGGCCATATTGTTAAATGCTATTGGGGTAAAGAAACTACTGATTCAGCTAACAAGTATCAGCAG ATGGAATTTGCTCAGCCCTGGGGTCAGTGGGGCCAATGGTATGGTAATGCTCAACAGTATGGTCAGTATGTAGCCAATGGTTGGCAGGTGCCCTCTTACGGCATGTATGGCCAAGCGTGGAATCAGCAAGGATTTGGAGTAGA TCAACCTCAATCTGCAGCTGCCTGGGTCGGTGGATTTAGTGCTCAGCCAGCCCAAGGGCAGGGTACTGCTGTTATACCTAACCAAGCTGGCTTTGGGATGGCAGGTTACCAGACGCAATGA